The region ATTCCTTAGCAGTTTGCTGTTTATTGTACGACAGAAGTGCGGTTTTGTGCACAAGCTTTGTGGGTTGTGAATCCGGCAAATAAAAGGCCGTCTGAAAGTATGCAGCTTTCAGACGGCATTTACATTCATGATTCAAGGGTTAGCACACTTCAACCAACCAGCCGTGTTTGTCTTCAGCCAAACCGTATTGGATGTCGGTGATGGCTTTGCGGATGGCGGTGCCGCGCACTTGGCTTTGCACTTCGATTTCTTTGCCGTTGATTACGAATGAAGTCACCGGCGAAATCACGGCGGCAGTGCCGGTAAGGATGGCTTCGGCACCGTTTTCAATCATGGTTTGCAGTTCGTCGACGGTGAAGTTACGCTCGGTCACTTTGTAGCCCAAGTCTTTGGCCACGGTCAACACCGAATCTCGGGTCACACCGTGCAGAAATTCGTCGGTCAGCGGTTTGGTTACCAATTCATCGCCGTTGATGACGATGAAATTGGAAGCGCCGGTTTCCTGTACGTCACCGTTCGGGCAGAACAGGACTTGTGCCGCACCGTGTTCTTCTTTGGCTTGCAGCACCCAAGGCATGGCCGAGGCGTAGTTGCCGCCGCATTTCACGCGTCCCATGTGCGGTGCGCAGCGGATGTGTTCGGTTTCGACCAAAATTTTCACCGGCGAACCCATTTTGAAGTAGTCGCCCACCGGAGATGCCAAGATATACAGCATCGCGGTTTGCGACGGAGCACCGGCTTTACCGATAATCGGGTCGGTGCCGATAAGGGTCGGGCGCAGGTATAAGGCGGCAGGCGCGTCGGGAATTTCCTCAGCGGCACGTTTCACCAGTTCAATCAAAGCGTCCAAATAGGCTTCGGTTTCCGGTTTCGGCAAATGCAGGATTTCCGCGCTTTGCTGCATGCGGGCGATGTTGGCAGTCGGGCGGAACATCACGATTTTGCCGTCAGCCTGACGGAAGGCTTTCAGACCTTCGAAACACTCGCTGCCGTAGTGCAGGGCGTGCGCGCCCGCCGGAATGGTCAGATCACCCGAAGGCTGCCATTTGGCCGGCTGCCATTGGTCGTCTGTAAATTCGATTACCGGCATTTCGGCGTGAAATACGCTGCCGAATACGGCTGGAACGGGTCTGCTCATGATATGGCCTTTCTTATTCTTAACTGGTATGGATTCGATAGATTAAAGGTTAAACAATACGCCTGTCGATATGGTTTTGGCAAGTGGAAAAAAGCGGATTTCCAACGCGAT is a window of Neisseria yangbaofengii DNA encoding:
- the ilvE gene encoding branched-chain-amino-acid transaminase, with the translated sequence MSRPVPAVFGSVFHAEMPVIEFTDDQWQPAKWQPSGDLTIPAGAHALHYGSECFEGLKAFRQADGKIVMFRPTANIARMQQSAEILHLPKPETEAYLDALIELVKRAAEEIPDAPAALYLRPTLIGTDPIIGKAGAPSQTAMLYILASPVGDYFKMGSPVKILVETEHIRCAPHMGRVKCGGNYASAMPWVLQAKEEHGAAQVLFCPNGDVQETGASNFIVINGDELVTKPLTDEFLHGVTRDSVLTVAKDLGYKVTERNFTVDELQTMIENGAEAILTGTAAVISPVTSFVINGKEIEVQSQVRGTAIRKAITDIQYGLAEDKHGWLVEVC